A region of Flammeovirga agarivorans DNA encodes the following proteins:
- a CDS encoding sugar kinase → MKKIVSFGELLIRLSSPGYQRLQQAKQLNIDFGGAEANVAVSLAQFGDQVSYVTRIPDNDMTVSALRHLNSYGVSTQDVLFGGERMGLYFYENGSNGRASKVVYDRQFSSTATLRRGMINWEKVFEGSDWFHWSGITPAVSEGATDALLEGLEFAQSKGLTISMDFNFRGNLWKWGKTAGEVMPELMQFNHVMSGTHPDVDVLAGDIDDYLFKVEGDKIMTQYPNCKIVVFTSRGVVSASHNTWSGALYDGEKVYRSQKYDITHIVDRVGGGDSFMAALIYGLRNLKNHQETIDFAVAASAIKHTIEGDQNVCSKEEVYHFMKTNGTGKIVR, encoded by the coding sequence ATGAAGAAGATTGTCAGCTTTGGGGAATTATTAATCCGACTTTCATCACCTGGTTATCAGCGTTTACAGCAAGCAAAACAACTGAACATAGATTTTGGTGGAGCTGAAGCAAATGTTGCCGTTTCATTAGCACAGTTTGGAGATCAAGTTTCTTATGTTACGAGAATACCTGACAATGACATGACGGTGAGTGCATTACGCCATTTAAATAGTTACGGAGTATCTACCCAAGATGTTTTATTTGGAGGGGAAAGAATGGGACTTTATTTCTATGAAAATGGTTCCAATGGAAGAGCAAGTAAGGTTGTCTATGATCGTCAGTTTTCATCTACAGCCACACTTCGAAGAGGAATGATCAATTGGGAAAAGGTATTTGAAGGATCCGATTGGTTTCATTGGTCTGGAATTACTCCAGCGGTTTCAGAAGGAGCAACAGATGCTCTTCTAGAAGGGTTAGAGTTTGCCCAATCGAAAGGCTTAACCATATCAATGGATTTTAACTTTAGAGGGAATCTTTGGAAGTGGGGGAAAACCGCTGGTGAAGTAATGCCCGAACTCATGCAGTTTAATCATGTAATGTCTGGGACTCATCCAGATGTTGATGTATTGGCAGGAGATATAGATGATTACCTTTTTAAAGTTGAAGGGGATAAGATTATGACACAATACCCCAATTGTAAAATTGTGGTGTTCACCTCTAGGGGAGTAGTATCTGCAAGTCATAATACATGGAGTGGTGCATTGTATGATGGTGAAAAGGTGTACAGAAGTCAAAAGTATGATATTACACATATTGTAGATCGAGTAGGTGGTGGTGACTCATTTATGGCTGCTTTGATCTATGGTCTTAGAAACCTGAAGAATCACCAAGAAACGATAGATTTTGCAGTAGCAGCATCAGCTATAAAACATACAATTGAAGGCGATCAGAATGTATGCTCTAAGGAAGAAGTCTATCATTTTATGAAAACAAACGGAACAGGAAAAATAGTTAGATAA
- a CDS encoding bifunctional 4-hydroxy-2-oxoglutarate aldolase/2-dehydro-3-deoxy-phosphogluconate aldolase, producing the protein MKFSRIEVALKMKQTGIVPVFYHQDVEVSINVLKACYEGGVRVFEFTNRGDNAHEIFRHLIEYRNQFLPELALGIGSLVDAPTTALYIQMGADFIVSPVVNEDMAKLCNRRKVAWCPGCGSVSEISFAEELGAEVVKVFPATQVGGPSFIKAVKAPQPWTNIMPTGGVKTTFENLQEWFNAGAYCVGIGAQLFIKDADGNFDLKSIKEKVIELRGYVDDLTNELNAV; encoded by the coding sequence ATGAAATTTTCAAGAATCGAAGTAGCTTTAAAGATGAAGCAGACAGGCATTGTTCCTGTGTTTTATCATCAAGATGTTGAAGTAAGTATCAATGTATTAAAAGCCTGTTACGAAGGAGGAGTGAGAGTATTTGAGTTTACTAACAGAGGAGATAATGCTCATGAGATCTTTAGACATTTAATCGAATATAGAAATCAATTTTTACCTGAATTAGCTCTAGGTATTGGTTCGTTGGTAGATGCACCTACAACTGCACTATATATTCAAATGGGTGCTGATTTTATTGTTTCACCAGTGGTGAACGAAGATATGGCAAAGCTATGTAACCGTAGAAAAGTGGCTTGGTGCCCAGGGTGTGGTTCTGTATCTGAAATTTCATTTGCGGAAGAATTGGGTGCAGAAGTGGTAAAAGTATTTCCAGCTACACAAGTGGGTGGTCCAAGTTTTATTAAGGCAGTAAAAGCACCTCAACCTTGGACAAACATTATGCCTACAGGAGGAGTAAAAACTACATTTGAGAACTTGCAGGAATGGTTCAATGCAGGAGCATATTGTGTGGGAATTGGAGCTCAATTGTTTATCAAGGATGCAGATGGCAACTTTGATTTGAAAAGCATTAAAGAAAAGGTCATCGAATTAAGAGGTTATGTTGATGATTTAACAAATGAATTGAATGCTGTTTAA
- a CDS encoding sulfatase-like hydrolase/transferase has translation MVLKRLKILLLLFSFYGVEINAQHTTPNIILILSDDAGYADFGFQGSQVMCTPALDQLAKESISFPQAYVAGAVCGPSRAALLTGRYQQRFGFEENNVPGYMQNYCIEDDQMGLPLEERTIGNYMQSLGYTTGIIGKWHMGNDDVFHPLKRGFDFFYGFRGGARSYWSFSEENKNSREEDYMERGFRNFEEPDQYLTDAFTEETIQFIDDNLDTPFFLFLSFNAVHTPMDAKEEDLAQFPTLEGNRKKLAAMTYGMDRGCQKIFDHLKKLGIEKNTVIIYTNDNGGPTDANSSDNSPLSGTKASHYEGGIRVPFLMKLPNVSSQDIYQQPISTLDILPTCFALGGGEDKILETIDGVNLLPYLQNANSEIPHKELYWKKENRGAVRSGNWKFLRFPDRPAELYDLSKDIGETNNLAAIFPEKVKEMYQMLFNWETTLSRPRWQLQRKYEKAAMERIDKYKKAKTN, from the coding sequence ATGGTATTGAAGAGACTAAAAATATTATTACTACTTTTTTCTTTTTATGGTGTAGAAATCAATGCACAGCATACTACACCGAATATCATTCTTATATTATCTGACGATGCAGGATATGCTGATTTTGGATTCCAAGGGAGTCAGGTCATGTGTACTCCTGCATTGGATCAACTAGCAAAAGAAAGTATTTCTTTCCCCCAAGCATATGTAGCCGGAGCAGTATGTGGACCTTCAAGAGCTGCTTTGTTAACTGGTAGATATCAGCAACGCTTTGGTTTTGAAGAAAACAATGTTCCGGGCTATATGCAAAATTATTGTATCGAGGATGATCAGATGGGGTTGCCATTGGAAGAAAGAACCATTGGTAACTACATGCAGTCTTTGGGTTATACCACCGGGATTATCGGTAAGTGGCATATGGGAAATGATGATGTATTCCATCCATTGAAAAGAGGGTTTGATTTTTTCTATGGTTTTAGAGGAGGTGCTAGAAGTTATTGGTCCTTTTCAGAGGAAAATAAGAATTCAAGAGAAGAGGATTACATGGAAAGGGGGTTCCGAAATTTTGAAGAACCTGACCAATATCTCACAGATGCTTTTACAGAAGAAACCATACAGTTTATAGACGATAATTTAGATACTCCTTTTTTTCTTTTCTTATCCTTTAATGCAGTACATACACCAATGGATGCGAAAGAAGAAGATTTAGCTCAGTTTCCTACTCTTGAGGGTAATAGAAAGAAATTGGCAGCAATGACTTATGGGATGGATAGAGGGTGTCAGAAAATTTTTGATCACTTAAAGAAGTTAGGTATTGAGAAGAATACAGTAATCATTTACACCAATGATAATGGTGGTCCAACAGATGCTAACTCTTCTGATAATTCTCCGCTAAGTGGTACAAAAGCAAGTCATTATGAAGGTGGAATTCGAGTTCCTTTTCTGATGAAATTACCAAATGTATCAAGTCAAGATATATATCAACAACCAATAAGTACTTTAGATATTTTACCCACTTGTTTTGCTTTAGGCGGTGGAGAGGATAAAATTTTAGAAACAATAGATGGTGTAAATCTTTTACCCTATTTACAAAACGCAAACTCTGAGATACCTCATAAAGAACTTTACTGGAAGAAAGAAAATAGAGGAGCTGTTCGATCAGGAAATTGGAAATTTCTCAGATTTCCAGATCGACCTGCCGAGTTATATGATTTATCAAAAGATATTGGAGAAACGAATAACCTAGCTGCTATTTTTCCTGAAAAGGTAAAAGAGATGTATCAAATGCTTTTTAATTGGGAAACCACCCTATCCAGACCTAGATGGCAACTACAACGAAAATATGAAAAAGCAGCCATGGAAAGGATAGATAAATATAAGAAAGCAAAGACCAACTAA